A genomic region of Gemmata massiliana contains the following coding sequences:
- a CDS encoding sigma-54-dependent transcriptional regulator: protein MPTLLVVDDEPSVCYSIARLFGDETTRVVTAGTVAEGIRAFRSERPEVVVLDLLLPDGTGLQAFEAIRAISPKQPVVFITAHGTTTTAIEAMKQGAFDYLIKPLDFTRVANILRRAFEAAHLMQVSPVVPVLEPREQLVGRAPVIQEVCKQIGRVAPQDVNVLILGESGTGKELVARAVYHHSKRSDKPFLAINCAALPESLIESELFGHERGAFTGADRARIGKFEQCQDGTIFLDEIGDMPLAAQAKVLRLLQDQTFERVGGRESIRTHVRVIAATNQNLEKRIAAGLFRADLFYRLQGVTIALPALRDRPEDIAELAHHFLFLFNQELGLNVQGFDPAALDCLRAHRWPGNIRELQAVLKETMLRATGAILLPEFLPPALRGQSIVRATAPATSGEMDVSKLIEDLVARGENDLHARVVTAVERILFDRVLHATNGHLGKAAERLGLNRSTLRYKLRDTGLSAESPHAE from the coding sequence ATGCCAACGCTTCTCGTAGTGGACGACGAACCGAGCGTGTGTTACTCGATCGCGCGGCTGTTCGGCGACGAAACGACGCGGGTCGTCACCGCGGGTACGGTGGCCGAGGGCATTCGCGCGTTTCGGTCCGAGCGCCCGGAAGTGGTGGTGCTCGACCTGCTCCTGCCCGACGGTACCGGGTTGCAAGCGTTCGAGGCCATTCGCGCGATCTCCCCGAAGCAACCGGTCGTCTTCATCACGGCTCACGGCACGACGACCACCGCGATCGAGGCCATGAAGCAGGGGGCGTTCGATTACCTGATTAAGCCCCTCGATTTCACCCGAGTGGCGAACATCCTGCGGCGCGCGTTCGAGGCCGCGCACCTGATGCAAGTGTCCCCGGTGGTCCCCGTGCTAGAGCCGCGCGAGCAACTCGTCGGCCGCGCGCCGGTCATTCAGGAGGTGTGCAAGCAGATCGGCCGCGTCGCGCCGCAAGACGTGAACGTGCTGATCCTCGGCGAGAGCGGGACTGGCAAGGAACTGGTTGCGCGTGCGGTCTACCACCACAGCAAACGATCGGACAAGCCGTTTCTCGCGATCAACTGTGCCGCACTCCCCGAATCACTGATCGAGAGCGAACTGTTCGGTCACGAGCGCGGCGCGTTTACGGGTGCGGACCGCGCGCGCATCGGGAAATTCGAGCAGTGCCAGGACGGGACCATTTTCCTCGACGAGATCGGGGACATGCCGCTCGCGGCCCAGGCCAAAGTGCTGCGGCTGTTGCAGGACCAGACGTTCGAGCGAGTCGGCGGGCGCGAGAGCATCCGGACGCACGTCCGTGTGATCGCGGCCACGAACCAGAATCTGGAAAAGCGGATCGCCGCGGGGCTGTTCCGGGCGGACCTGTTCTACCGGCTTCAGGGGGTTACGATCGCGCTGCCCGCGCTGCGCGACCGGCCCGAGGACATTGCCGAACTCGCGCACCACTTCCTGTTTTTGTTCAACCAGGAACTGGGGCTGAACGTTCAGGGCTTCGACCCGGCCGCCCTGGACTGCTTGCGTGCCCACCGGTGGCCGGGAAACATCCGCGAGCTTCAGGCCGTTTTAAAGGAGACGATGCTACGAGCCACCGGCGCGATTCTCTTACCAGAGTTCTTGCCTCCGGCCCTTCGCGGACAATCGATCGTGCGCGCCACGGCTCCAGCAACGTCCGGAGAAATGGACGTGTCGAAGCTGATCGAGGATCTCGTCGCACGCGGTGAGAACGATCTGCATGCTAGGGTCGTGACGGCTGTGGAGCGGATCTTATTTGACCGAGTGCTGCACGCGACCAACGGGCACTTGGGCAAAGCGGCCGAGCGGCTCGGGCTTAACCGCTCGACGCTGCGTTACAAACTACGAGATACCGGGCTCTCGGCAGAGAGCCCGCACGCGGAGTGA
- a CDS encoding HEAT repeat domain-containing protein, protein MSEQPPPPRSPAPRRFLAVLVALVGVVFALVASQLLRPTEEPPKEPGPGAARESEPRLPPHLKLATGRHLTVWWDGPPDLLRLRTVAGTTSNIRHTDYTGPDTCARCHPGTHADWSAHPHRWMNVPAGAGTVRGDFSPQAAISYRGGTGTFEARDGKHFMRLVRDGATRVYEVTQTIGSRFYQYYVGKQTEGPEPRTHHFYHKDHVLPFGYWLAKKEWVPVVHIGPEKADDDRPDPYHPPDRGQHYAEYAASCNYCHTTFALGDLMARRPHQVGEHAPVPLHWSVGGYLEQSRPADFKAALGAMRDSAKGAPVQSPISSWDSAHYAASFGVSCEACHLGCKEHVASDGKTPPRFFPEDPLLLVEARSAPDPGRTHDNLNWSCARCHTGGRPAFAGGMSTWNSVEYSDAAKGSCYSQLRCIDCHPPHKALGAVWTPPPEKDDAVCLKCHTKFGAPAARREHTHHAPGSSGDRCLNCHMPRINEGLNDVVRTHMIYSPTRPDMIHANHPNACNLCHTDKPIDWTLKGLKDWYGKTYDESAIAQKYPKRTEPAALGWLASGEESVRLVAADALVRAKDRAALPQLLSALDDPFLLNRQFAAKGLEEMLGARFTDTGYRFYMTSAERRKPLSDLREKYLPPKGK, encoded by the coding sequence ATGAGCGAGCAGCCACCCCCGCCCCGTTCTCCGGCGCCGCGCCGGTTCCTGGCGGTTCTCGTCGCGCTGGTGGGGGTAGTATTCGCCCTCGTCGCATCACAGCTCCTCCGGCCGACCGAAGAACCCCCAAAGGAACCGGGTCCGGGTGCCGCGCGCGAATCGGAACCGCGCCTCCCGCCGCACCTGAAGCTCGCGACCGGTCGGCACTTGACCGTGTGGTGGGACGGCCCGCCCGATTTACTCCGACTCCGCACGGTTGCGGGCACAACGAGCAACATCCGTCACACCGACTACACCGGACCGGATACCTGTGCCCGGTGTCACCCGGGCACCCACGCGGACTGGTCCGCGCACCCGCACCGGTGGATGAACGTTCCCGCCGGTGCCGGAACCGTTCGTGGCGACTTCTCTCCCCAAGCGGCAATCAGCTACCGCGGCGGGACAGGAACCTTCGAGGCGCGCGACGGTAAGCACTTCATGCGTCTGGTGCGCGACGGTGCCACCCGCGTTTACGAAGTGACACAAACTATCGGTTCGCGCTTCTACCAGTACTACGTGGGCAAACAGACCGAAGGCCCGGAACCGCGGACCCACCACTTCTACCACAAGGACCACGTGCTCCCGTTCGGCTACTGGCTGGCGAAGAAGGAGTGGGTACCGGTCGTTCACATCGGACCGGAGAAGGCGGACGACGACCGCCCGGACCCGTACCACCCGCCGGACCGGGGGCAGCACTACGCCGAGTACGCGGCCAGTTGCAACTACTGCCACACGACGTTCGCGCTCGGCGATCTGATGGCGCGCCGACCGCACCAAGTGGGCGAACACGCCCCGGTTCCGTTGCACTGGTCGGTCGGCGGGTACCTCGAACAGTCCCGTCCGGCCGATTTCAAGGCGGCCCTCGGCGCGATGCGCGATTCCGCGAAGGGCGCCCCCGTGCAGAGCCCGATCTCGAGTTGGGATTCGGCGCACTACGCGGCATCCTTTGGTGTGAGCTGCGAGGCGTGTCACCTCGGGTGCAAGGAACACGTCGCGAGTGACGGGAAGACGCCGCCGCGGTTCTTCCCCGAAGACCCGCTGCTCCTCGTCGAAGCGCGAAGCGCCCCGGACCCCGGCCGCACCCACGACAACCTCAACTGGAGCTGCGCCCGCTGTCACACGGGCGGGCGCCCCGCGTTCGCGGGCGGGATGTCCACGTGGAACTCGGTGGAATACTCCGACGCTGCAAAGGGGAGCTGCTACTCGCAACTGCGCTGCATCGACTGTCACCCCCCCCATAAAGCGCTCGGGGCGGTGTGGACCCCGCCGCCGGAGAAAGACGACGCGGTGTGCCTCAAGTGCCACACCAAGTTCGGGGCGCCCGCCGCCCGGCGCGAGCACACGCACCATGCACCGGGCAGTTCGGGCGACCGGTGCCTGAACTGCCACATGCCACGGATTAACGAGGGGCTGAACGACGTGGTGCGCACGCACATGATCTACTCACCGACGCGCCCGGACATGATCCACGCGAACCACCCGAACGCGTGCAACCTGTGTCACACCGACAAGCCGATCGACTGGACCCTCAAGGGATTGAAGGACTGGTACGGCAAAACTTACGACGAGAGCGCGATCGCCCAGAAGTACCCCAAACGCACCGAACCGGCGGCGCTCGGCTGGTTGGCGAGCGGCGAGGAATCGGTCCGGCTCGTCGCGGCCGACGCGCTCGTGCGGGCGAAGGACCGCGCCGCGCTCCCGCAGCTTCTCAGCGCGCTCGATGACCCGTTCCTGTTGAACCGGCAATTCGCAGCGAAGGGACTGGAAGAGATGCTCGGCGCACGATTTACGGACACGGGGTACCGGTTCTACATGACGAGCGCCGAGCGCCGCAAGCCGCTCTCCGACCTGCGCGAAAAATATCTTCCGCCGAAAGGCAAGTAG